In Microbulbifer sp. GL-2, the following are encoded in one genomic region:
- a CDS encoding ABC transporter ATP-binding protein — translation MNIKGSDNNLRQLCWPAAQLESAQQTLARHCGLEPALSADLVKGAEADVDTRLKMSAEALNIQVEQVSCSYGEQSQMLLQAAPALVRLYFDEEEHFVALCGGNRRQLRLLTPTLQVVKVCPRRVMALLSYKQEIPQRERIARLLDSAGIQGRRRERAVEALLKESLAGVRIEECWLLRQPANRSFLQQLLLHGQHWQFASMLACHAVQMAFFLASWWVIGSAVLGGYIDTGWLIAWVLLLATQVPLSLFTARLRGSMSVQVGALLKQRLLASALRIDPGRVRHMGTGQVLGRVYDTENIEASALQGGFLLLLGAVELAMAAFILMLGACGPMHLLVLPLFILVAVIFGRAQYHSRRRWTAQRLSMTDRLIEKMLGHRTRFAQQAPADWHRGEDRELSEYLQISTEMDGTMVRLVALLPRAWLLLGVAGLVPVFVSGDASSAQLAVTLGGVLLGYRAVLKCMNGFTNALNALVAWERVRELFVLEAPQGVALVSIARTGGASSDEHSAEQPLCYVRDLRFSYPNKEKSVLADCNLSIYPGDRLLLQGTSGSGKSTLANVITGIQQADEGLLLLNGYDWVSIGPERWRRLVASAPQFHENHVLGDSFLFNLLMGDEWPPKQGSLRRAYAICDELGLTPLIEKMPAGVLQTVGEMGWRLSHGEMSRLFIARALLQNAELVVLDESFAALDPENLRMAVACVQKHAKTLLVIAHP, via the coding sequence GTGAACATTAAAGGCTCTGATAATAACCTGCGCCAACTGTGTTGGCCGGCAGCCCAACTGGAATCTGCCCAGCAAACTCTAGCTCGCCACTGTGGCCTGGAGCCGGCACTATCTGCTGATCTCGTCAAGGGTGCTGAAGCCGATGTGGATACCCGCCTGAAAATGAGTGCGGAAGCCTTGAATATACAGGTTGAACAAGTTAGCTGCAGTTACGGTGAGCAGAGCCAAATGCTATTGCAAGCTGCTCCTGCTCTGGTCCGTCTGTACTTTGATGAAGAAGAGCATTTTGTCGCCCTATGTGGCGGTAATCGCCGCCAGCTGCGTTTGTTGACCCCTACGCTACAGGTAGTGAAAGTCTGTCCCCGTCGGGTGATGGCCCTGCTTAGTTATAAGCAGGAGATTCCCCAGCGCGAACGTATTGCCCGCTTGCTCGACAGTGCTGGTATTCAAGGGCGACGGCGTGAGCGCGCGGTTGAAGCACTACTGAAAGAGAGCCTGGCGGGAGTACGCATTGAGGAATGTTGGCTGTTGCGCCAGCCTGCAAACAGGTCTTTCTTGCAACAATTACTTCTGCACGGTCAGCATTGGCAGTTTGCCAGTATGCTTGCCTGCCATGCAGTACAGATGGCTTTTTTCCTAGCCAGCTGGTGGGTTATCGGTAGCGCAGTACTGGGTGGTTATATTGATACTGGCTGGCTAATTGCCTGGGTATTGTTATTGGCAACTCAGGTGCCTCTATCACTGTTTACCGCGCGTCTGCGCGGTTCCATGTCAGTGCAAGTCGGAGCCTTGTTAAAGCAGCGATTGCTCGCCAGCGCTCTTCGAATTGATCCCGGCCGTGTGCGTCATATGGGTACCGGGCAGGTACTGGGGCGAGTTTACGATACAGAAAATATTGAAGCCAGTGCACTACAGGGCGGTTTCCTCTTATTACTTGGTGCAGTAGAACTGGCAATGGCTGCTTTTATATTAATGTTGGGCGCCTGTGGCCCGATGCACCTGTTGGTTTTGCCCTTATTTATTCTGGTGGCGGTAATCTTCGGCAGGGCCCAATACCACAGCCGTCGTCGCTGGACGGCCCAGCGTCTGTCGATGACAGATCGCCTGATAGAAAAGATGCTTGGCCATCGCACCCGGTTTGCTCAACAGGCCCCGGCGGATTGGCACCGGGGTGAGGATCGGGAGCTGAGCGAATACCTGCAAATCTCTACAGAAATGGATGGCACCATGGTGCGCCTGGTGGCGCTGTTGCCGCGTGCCTGGCTGTTACTCGGGGTGGCTGGGTTGGTCCCGGTATTTGTCAGTGGTGATGCCAGCAGCGCACAGCTGGCAGTTACTTTGGGAGGAGTACTGCTCGGTTACCGGGCCGTGCTCAAGTGCATGAACGGCTTTACCAACGCTCTGAATGCCCTGGTGGCCTGGGAGAGGGTGCGTGAACTTTTCGTCCTGGAGGCTCCACAGGGTGTTGCCTTGGTCAGTATCGCACGCACTGGTGGTGCAAGTAGTGACGAGCATTCTGCCGAGCAACCATTGTGTTATGTACGCGACCTTCGATTTAGTTATCCGAACAAAGAAAAGTCGGTTCTGGCAGATTGCAACCTGAGCATTTACCCAGGTGATCGCCTGTTGTTACAGGGGACTTCTGGTTCGGGGAAATCGACCCTAGCTAATGTGATTACTGGCATTCAGCAAGCGGATGAGGGCCTACTGCTTCTCAATGGCTACGATTGGGTCAGTATCGGCCCAGAGCGTTGGCGCCGCTTGGTGGCCTCTGCTCCCCAGTTCCATGAAAACCATGTGCTTGGTGATTCCTTCCTGTTCAACCTGCTGATGGGTGACGAATGGCCACCGAAGCAAGGTAGTTTACGCAGAGCCTATGCTATTTGCGATGAGCTTGGCCTGACGCCATTGATAGAGAAAATGCCCGCAGGGGTTTTACAGACTGTTGGCGAGATGGGCTGGCGCCTGTCCCACGGAGAAATGAGTCGCTTATTTATTGCGCGTGCGCTCTTACAAAATGCCGAGCTGGTGGTGCTGGATGAAAGCTTTGCCGCACTGGATCCGGAAAACTTGCGCATGGCTGTGGCTTGCGTACAGAAACACGCAAAAACTCTACTGGTAATTGCTCATCCTTAG
- a CDS encoding transposase, giving the protein MATAAENLKTFSLNDSHLNGEIGLTSVLHTHTRRLDYHPHCHGGTMNRTRQQWRKAKSQYLFNGLTLAKVFRARMLEALYEAGLQVSGLPEVVPSQSVGSGISTLKYLSKYLYLGLISEKKILSDQNRKIAFRYIKSKSGQSKTLALLGADFLWLVIPHVLPKDFRRVRDHGFSHSNVKRLL; this is encoded by the coding sequence ATGGCTACCGCTGCCGAGAACCTTAAAACCTTTTCCCTCAATGACAGTCATCTCAATGGCGAAATCGGATTGACCAGTGTTCTCCATACTCACACCCGGCGACTGGATTATCACCCACACTGTCACGGAGGTACAATGAATCGAACCAGGCAACAGTGGAGGAAGGCTAAAAGCCAATATCTTTTCAATGGCCTCACCCTCGCCAAAGTCTTTCGTGCCCGCATGCTCGAAGCGCTGTATGAAGCGGGACTGCAGGTCTCCGGCCTGCCAGAGGTTGTACCATCTCAGTCTGTTGGTAGCGGGATATCGACACTCAAGTACTTATCCAAATACCTATATCTTGGATTAATTAGTGAGAAGAAAATATTGAGTGATCAAAACAGAAAGATAGCCTTCCGGTATATCAAGAGTAAAAGCGGACAGTCCAAAACCCTGGCACTGCTAGGCGCTGACTTTCTATGGCTGGTAATACCGCATGTGCTGCCCAAAGATTTTCGGCGAGTACGCGACCACGGATTTTCACACAGCAACGTCAAACGATTATTATAG
- the ettA gene encoding energy-dependent translational throttle protein EttA has product MAEYVYTMNRVGKVVPPKREILKDISLSFFPGAKIGVLGLNGAGKSSLLRIMAGVDQDYNGEARAMPGIKVGYLPQEPQLDASKTVRGNVEDGVREAIDALTGLEQVYADYAEPDADFDALAKKQQQFEDIIQAWDAHNLEHRLEVAADALRLPPWDADVNNLSGGEKRRVALCRLLLSRPDMLLLDEPTNHLDAESVFWLERFLHDFTGTVVAITHDRYFLDNVAGWILELDRGHGIPWEGNYTTWLEQKEKRLEQEQRGEQARAKAMQKELEWARQNPKGRQSKNKARLSRLEEMQSQDFQSRNETNEIYIPPGERLGDNVIEFKGVSKGFGERLLIDNLSFRVPKGAIVGIVGGNGAGKSTLFRMITGTEQPDSGEINIGESVKVAYVEQGRENLDDSKTVWEAISDGHDMLKINNYEVGSRNFVGRFNFKGSDQQKRVGELSGGERGRLHLAYTLKQGANVLLLDEPSNDLDIETLRALEEALLNFPGCALVISHDRWFLDRVATHILAYEGESEALFYEGNYTEYHEDFVQRKGEEATPHRMHYKKLKT; this is encoded by the coding sequence ATGGCCGAATACGTATACACCATGAACCGGGTGGGCAAAGTAGTGCCCCCCAAACGCGAAATCCTCAAGGATATTTCCCTGTCTTTCTTCCCGGGAGCCAAGATCGGCGTGCTGGGCTTGAATGGCGCCGGTAAATCCAGCCTGCTGCGCATTATGGCCGGGGTCGACCAGGACTATAACGGCGAAGCTCGCGCCATGCCGGGAATCAAGGTTGGCTATCTGCCTCAGGAACCCCAGCTCGATGCCAGCAAAACTGTGCGCGGCAACGTGGAAGATGGTGTGCGCGAAGCTATCGACGCCCTCACAGGCCTGGAACAGGTCTACGCCGACTACGCCGAGCCCGATGCGGATTTCGATGCCCTAGCGAAAAAACAGCAGCAATTCGAGGACATTATCCAGGCCTGGGATGCCCACAACCTGGAACACCGCCTGGAGGTTGCCGCTGACGCGCTGCGCCTGCCGCCTTGGGACGCTGACGTAAACAACCTGTCTGGTGGTGAAAAGCGCCGTGTTGCCCTCTGCCGCTTGCTGCTTTCCCGCCCCGATATGTTGTTGCTGGACGAGCCCACCAACCATTTGGATGCGGAATCCGTATTCTGGCTGGAGCGCTTCCTGCACGACTTCACTGGCACCGTAGTGGCCATCACCCACGACCGCTACTTCCTCGACAATGTCGCTGGCTGGATTCTGGAGCTGGACCGCGGCCACGGTATCCCCTGGGAAGGCAACTACACCACCTGGCTGGAACAAAAAGAGAAGCGCCTGGAGCAGGAACAGCGTGGTGAGCAGGCTCGCGCCAAGGCCATGCAAAAAGAATTGGAGTGGGCACGCCAGAACCCCAAAGGCCGCCAGTCCAAGAACAAGGCCCGCCTCTCCCGCCTGGAAGAAATGCAATCCCAGGACTTCCAGTCCCGCAATGAGACCAACGAAATCTACATTCCACCCGGCGAACGCCTCGGCGACAATGTGATTGAATTTAAAGGTGTGAGTAAAGGCTTCGGTGAGCGCCTGCTAATCGACAACCTGTCCTTCCGCGTGCCCAAAGGCGCGATTGTCGGTATTGTCGGCGGCAACGGCGCTGGTAAATCCACCCTGTTTCGCATGATTACCGGCACTGAGCAACCCGACTCTGGCGAAATCAATATTGGTGAGTCAGTCAAGGTTGCCTATGTAGAGCAGGGTCGTGAGAACCTGGATGACAGCAAGACCGTATGGGAGGCCATCTCCGACGGCCACGACATGCTGAAAATCAACAACTACGAAGTGGGCTCACGCAACTTTGTTGGCCGTTTTAATTTCAAGGGCAGTGATCAACAGAAGCGCGTAGGCGAACTCTCCGGCGGTGAGCGTGGACGCCTGCACTTGGCCTATACCCTCAAACAGGGTGCCAACGTACTGCTGCTGGACGAACCCTCCAACGACCTGGATATCGAAACCCTACGCGCCCTGGAAGAAGCCCTGCTCAACTTCCCCGGCTGTGCCCTGGTAATTTCGCACGACCGCTGGTTCCTGGATCGTGTGGCTACTCATATCCTCGCGTATGAAGGTGAGAGTGAAGCTCTCTTCTACGAAGGCAACTACACCGAGTACCATGAAGACTTTGTGCAGCGGAAGGGTGAAGAAGCAACGCCGCATCGGATGCACTATAAGAAGCTTAAGACTTGA
- a CDS encoding enoyl-CoA hydratase/isomerase family protein produces MDQDSPVLFSRRGALAIATLNLPKALNALNLQMIDLLSSQLDAWAKDDEIAAVWIDGSGDKALCAGGDVVALYQQSAAYGETPDYRYTTDFFSHEYRLDYKIHTYAKPIVVWGGGIVMGGGIGIMAGASHRIVTETTRMAMPEITIGLLPDVGGSWFLNRMPGRLGLFLGLTGAQFNGADALFAGMADRIIAQDQREPVLQSLGALEFVQDNAINHQLVGDCLKGLELSPLQRPDSQLREHYDQIQQLTNFSTLPEVCAAISAYLGVDKWLQRAAATLVGGSPLTPWIVWEQLRRARHLSLADVFRMELTLAVNLCASGHFKEGVRALLVDKDRTPKWQPGTLEEITPQQVADCFESPWVGGHPLADL; encoded by the coding sequence ATGGATCAGGATTCCCCAGTATTGTTTTCCAGGCGCGGTGCCCTGGCGATCGCGACCCTAAACTTGCCCAAGGCCCTGAATGCCTTGAATTTGCAGATGATCGATCTGCTGTCGTCACAGCTGGACGCCTGGGCTAAAGATGATGAAATCGCGGCGGTATGGATTGATGGAAGTGGCGACAAGGCCCTCTGTGCCGGTGGTGATGTGGTGGCGCTGTATCAGCAGTCGGCGGCTTATGGTGAAACACCGGATTACCGCTATACCACTGACTTCTTCTCCCATGAATATCGCCTGGACTACAAAATACATACCTATGCCAAGCCAATAGTGGTTTGGGGTGGAGGTATTGTGATGGGAGGTGGTATCGGCATTATGGCTGGTGCGAGTCATCGCATTGTGACCGAAACCACCCGTATGGCGATGCCTGAAATTACCATTGGCCTGCTTCCCGATGTAGGTGGCAGCTGGTTCCTTAATCGTATGCCTGGCCGTCTGGGCCTTTTCCTGGGGCTGACTGGTGCCCAGTTTAATGGCGCCGATGCTCTGTTCGCTGGGATGGCGGATCGTATTATTGCCCAGGACCAGCGTGAGCCTGTTTTACAGTCGCTCGGGGCGCTGGAATTTGTGCAGGATAATGCGATAAACCATCAACTTGTCGGTGACTGCCTTAAAGGACTGGAGTTATCCCCTCTACAGCGGCCTGATTCGCAGCTGCGAGAACACTACGACCAAATCCAGCAGCTCACTAATTTCTCAACCTTGCCCGAGGTTTGTGCAGCTATCAGCGCATACCTGGGTGTGGATAAATGGTTGCAGCGGGCTGCTGCGACTTTGGTGGGAGGTTCACCACTGACTCCTTGGATAGTTTGGGAGCAATTGCGCAGGGCTCGTCACTTGTCGCTTGCCGATGTTTTCCGTATGGAGTTAACCCTGGCTGTTAACCTCTGTGCCAGTGGCCACTTTAAGGAAGGTGTGCGTGCCCTATTGGTTGATAAGGACCGCACACCTAAATGGCAGCCGGGAACCCTGGAGGAAATAACTCCCCAACAGGTGGCTGATTGCTTTGAAAGCCCCTGGGTTGGTGGGCATCCACTAGCAGATTTATAG
- the mmsB gene encoding 3-hydroxyisobutyrate dehydrogenase, producing MEKIAFFGLGNMGGPMAANLAKAGFGVAAFDLNPEALAQARQDRCVPCDTALQAAEGADIVISMLPSGEAVKGLYLGDQGLLQQLPVGTLVIDCSTISAEDASSVSSAARGLGLRAIDAPVSGGTAAAAAGTLCFMCGGDQDAMDAARKVLQAMGGKIFHAGAAGAGQVAKICNNLLLAIHMTGTAEALQLGVDKGLDPRVLSDIMQESSGSNWSLSNYNPYPGVMDSVPSANGYAGGFSVALMLKDLGLAMDAASTSASSTPMGALAKNLYQLHGACADNQKLDFSSIQNMFRRPAGTLT from the coding sequence ATGGAAAAAATAGCCTTTTTTGGTCTGGGTAATATGGGTGGCCCTATGGCTGCCAATTTGGCGAAGGCTGGCTTTGGGGTGGCGGCTTTCGATTTAAACCCCGAGGCATTGGCACAGGCGCGGCAGGATCGCTGCGTACCCTGCGATACTGCACTACAGGCCGCTGAGGGTGCAGATATAGTGATCTCAATGTTGCCCAGCGGTGAGGCCGTAAAAGGGCTCTACCTCGGTGATCAGGGGCTGTTACAGCAACTCCCGGTTGGCACTCTGGTAATCGACTGCTCAACCATATCCGCAGAGGATGCTTCCAGCGTGAGCAGTGCTGCCCGCGGGCTGGGCCTGCGTGCGATCGATGCCCCGGTTTCTGGTGGAACTGCGGCGGCGGCGGCAGGCACTTTGTGCTTTATGTGTGGTGGTGATCAGGATGCGATGGATGCGGCCCGGAAAGTTTTACAGGCAATGGGTGGCAAAATATTTCATGCTGGTGCGGCTGGAGCGGGGCAGGTAGCAAAAATTTGTAACAACTTGTTGCTGGCTATCCATATGACCGGTACCGCCGAGGCACTGCAGTTAGGTGTTGATAAAGGCTTGGACCCCAGAGTGCTCAGCGACATTATGCAGGAAAGCTCAGGCAGTAACTGGTCGCTATCCAATTACAATCCCTACCCGGGCGTCATGGATAGCGTTCCGTCGGCGAATGGCTACGCTGGGGGTTTCAGCGTGGCACTGATGCTGAAGGATCTTGGGCTCGCCATGGATGCCGCGTCTACCAGCGCCTCTTCTACGCCTATGGGGGCTCTGGCAAAGAATCTTTACCAGCTCCATGGGGCTTGCGCTGACAACCAAAAGCTGGACTTTTCCAGCATCCAGAATATGTTCCGTCGCCCGGCTGGAACCCTGACCTGA
- a CDS encoding OmpW family protein: MNRKTACATAALTAVLSAPVLAYEEGSFILRGGMATVAPDTSSSALSLGGTKLDGTGVDVDNGSALGLTGVYMFRDHWGIELVAATPFTHEIQAEGLGDTFELGETKHLPPTLLVQWYPMDPRSTIQPYVGLGVNYTAFFDEEISGTADTVFETLGATSDAELSLDNSFGLAAEAGVDFTFGADQRWLFNVAVFWMDIDTDATVKVPGVGNVTAKVDIDPLVYMAGLGYRF, encoded by the coding sequence ATGAATCGTAAAACTGCTTGTGCAACTGCCGCCTTGACCGCTGTACTCTCTGCACCGGTACTGGCCTATGAAGAGGGCAGCTTTATTCTGCGCGGTGGTATGGCCACAGTAGCGCCCGATACCAGTTCCAGCGCACTTTCCCTGGGTGGTACCAAGCTGGATGGCACTGGTGTTGATGTTGATAACGGCTCCGCACTGGGTCTGACCGGTGTATATATGTTCCGCGATCACTGGGGCATAGAACTTGTAGCTGCAACACCTTTCACCCACGAGATTCAGGCCGAAGGCCTTGGTGATACCTTTGAGCTGGGTGAAACCAAGCACCTGCCACCGACACTATTGGTACAGTGGTACCCAATGGATCCCCGGTCCACGATCCAGCCTTACGTGGGCCTCGGTGTGAATTATACCGCTTTCTTCGATGAGGAAATTAGTGGTACTGCCGATACAGTTTTTGAAACCCTCGGTGCTACCAGTGATGCGGAGTTGTCCTTGGATAATTCTTTTGGCTTGGCCGCAGAAGCTGGAGTGGACTTTACTTTTGGTGCTGATCAGCGCTGGTTATTCAATGTTGCCGTCTTCTGGATGGATATCGATACCGACGCCACTGTAAAAGTGCCTGGTGTGGGTAATGTTACCGCTAAAGTGGATATCGACCCGCTGGTATACATGGCAGGTCTCGGCTATCGCTTCTAA